TTTTGGCGTGTCGTAGGCTGGGTCGAAGCTGACGCTGATGAGATGGGTCTGCTTGTAGAGGGCTGGGTCGGCGGCAAGCGCTTTGTCGATGTCGGCGAAGTTGTGGCTCATGCGGGGGCAGAAATCTGCGAGCTGGCAGCGGGTATAGATGAAGGTCATCAGCACGACCTTGCCCTTGAACTGGTTGAGGTGAATCGTGCGGTCGCTCTGGTTGAGGAGTTTAAAGTCGGGCACGAGATCGCCTGTGGTCGGAACGTGATAGGCGATGGGAGGCTTGTAGTCGGGGCGGGCCTGGGCGATGACGACGATATCTTCGAGCCGGACATTTGCATAGTTGTCGCCCTGCTTGTCGGCAAGAATCTTGGCGGTGATGCGGTCGCCGGGGTGGAGCTCGCTGACGACGCTGGGATCGACGAGTTTGTAGTCCATGGTCATCGCCTCCATGAAGCCGGGAACCTGCTCGCCATCGAGCGTGACGTGTGTGGCATCGATTGAGACGACCTGGCCGCGAATGGTGAAAGTATTTGGGGCAGAAGCTGGCTTGGATGGGGTGGATGATGTGTTCTGGTGACAGCCAGCGAGAAGAACGAGAAAGGCGAGGAGAAATAAAGGCTTGCGGGGCACGGGCAGACTCCTGCGTCAATGATAATGGCTGAACAGTGAGATTACGCAGGGGGCGATTGATGGAGCGAAGTAAGAAGGAGGCGCCTTCTCCGGGGCTGATGCACTTTGGACTGATGCTGGCCGGGCTTGGAACGGCATTGCTGGGGCCGATTCTTCCTTTGCTGGCTAAGCAATGGGAGATGGTGGACTCGCAGAGCGGGCTGATGATGATGGCGAAGTTCTGTGGCGCGTTTCTTGGCGGAGTGACGGTGTCGCAGAGGCTGAGGTGGAGTCTGCTGGCGGGCCTGGTAGCAGGCACGGTGGGGTTCGGAGGCTTTGCGATGTCTCCGTCGATGGGACTGGGGTGCATAGGTTTGTTTGTGGGCGGATTTGGGTTGGGGCAGATCATTACTTCGATCAACATTCTGGCTGGCCGCAGGTTCACGGCGCATCGTGGCTCTGCTCTGTCCCTGTTGAATTTTTCGTTCAGCCTGGGAGCGATGCTGTCTGCGCTACTGGCGGCATGGCTGTTGCCGCACTTTGCTTTGAGGGGAGTGCTTGAAGGATTCGCTGGACTGTTTGCGATTGGCCTGTTGGCGCTGTGGATACAGACGCGTGGAGAAGTTTCGGGTGCTGAAAGCTTCGACGCTGCACCCTTACAAACCGGGCCGCAGACGGGATTGAGCGGGCGAGTCTATCTGTACTTCGCTGGATTGCTTGTGCTCTACGGTGGATTGGAGACGTGCTTGAGCGGGTGGCTGACGACGTTCGCACTGCGTTATGGGGATAAGACGCTGGCGGTCAGCGAGTATACGACGCTACTGCTTTGGATGGCGCTGACCTTCGGGCGGCTGGGCGCTTCGGCAGTGATGCTGCACGTGGGAGAGAAGACAGCGCAGCGATGGAGTCTTGCACTGGCGGCCGGATTCACGGCGGCCCTGGCGATGGCGCATTCCGCGGAGACTATTGCGATCTTTGCTGTGCTTCTCGGGCTCAGTCTTGCGCCATTTTTTCCAGCCACCTTTGCGCTACTGATGGCGGAGCGGCCGACGGCTCGGCAGGCGGGGATCGTAGTCGCGGTTTCGGGGCTGGGGGCGGCGGCGTTGCCGTGGATGATGGGAGTAATTTCTACGCGGACTGGATCGCTGCAACTGGCGCTTGCCCTACCCTTTGCGGCCGCTCTGGGACTGCTCGCGATGAGTTTGTTTGCACCTCGGGCGCTGGCGGTCACTGACTGATTTCGGAGTCTGCTTTTCCTGCGACGTTGGGCGTATAACCAAAGGATGGATGGTCGTGGGCTGCTGCCGGGTGGGATTGCTGAGGCGTTGGAGCAGGGTTCAGTCGTTGTAACAGGCAACCAGCGAGCAGCACGGGCGATTCGACGCGGGTGGGATCGGCGCAACCGCGCTTTGGGTCTGGCAAGCTGGTCACCCGCAGCTGTGACGTCATGGGATGCATGGCTTGCGAACATGTGGCAGCGGTTGTTGGTGGAGGGCCACGTCACCTCGATGATGTTGAATCATTCGCAGGAGCAGGTGGTTTGGCGAACCATTCTCGAGGCCGACGATGAACTCGCTAGTTTGCGGACTGTGGACACGCTGGCGGCCATGGCGGCGGACGCGTGGCGGCTGGTATGCAGCTACGATGGGCGATTGAACCTGCAGGCAGCGATCGGCAACTCGGATACACGATCATTTCAACGATGGGCGCGCACCTTTGAACGGCTTTGCGAGGCTGAGGGATTTGTCGCACAGGCCCAACTGGAGGACACGCTTCGCGAGGAAGTCGAAAGGGAGGCTGCGAGAAGCGGGTTCTTCGGGGTCATAGCGGACAGGGTCGTGCTGGTGGGATTCGATCAGATGACTCCATCACAAAGCCGATTGGTAGAGGCGCTGCATTCGACGGGAATACAAGTGGAGGAGCTACGCCTGAATTTTCCAGCGCAGAGACGGTTCCTGGTGGAGGCGGCCGATGGTCAGGAGGAGCTGTTTCTCGCGGCGCGCTGGGTGCGGAGATTTCTCGAAGAGAACACGGGGGCAACCATCGCTGTGATCGTGCCAGCGCTTGAGAAAGAGCGCAGAGAGATTGACCGAGTGTTTCGTGAGGTGCTGGCTCCTGAGCTTGAAGACATCCGCGCGGATGATCACGTCGGACCTTATGAGTTTTCGCTTGGTTCGACGTTACGGGAGACCCCCCTGGTTGCTGCCGCCTTCGATCTACTGCGATGGTCAAACGAGCCGTTGCCTCTGGAGAGGGTGAGTGCGTTGCTGCTGTCGCCTTATTTCGCGATGAGCAGTGGAGAGCGGAGCGCACGTGCGGAGTTCGATGCCTTTGAACTGCGTAAGGCGCGGGTGCTGCGGCCGGAGATCTCGCTGCGTGGACTGGTCGAGATGATGGATGGATCAAAACGGAGGGCGAAGTTTCCGCAAGTGCTCGGTACATTGCGCGCGATGCAGCGGGTTGCGGGCCGATTGCAGGGGCTCGATGAACGCTCTCATGCAGAGTGGGCGGAGAAGATGCGGGAGTTCCTGATGACGGCGGCGTGGGGCTCAGGGGGCGGGGACACCAGTGTCGAATTTCAGACGCAGCGGAAGTGGGAGAGCGCTCTGGATGAAGTCGCGACGCTGGACTTCGATGGCGTAGCTGTCGACTATGCACAAGCATTGGAAGCACTCGAAAGAGTTGCGCGCCTGACTATGTTTGCGCCTGAGTCGCGAGAGGCGCCGGTGCAGGTGATGGGTCCGCTGGAGGCTGCTGGAAGCACGTTTGATGCGGTGTGGTTCTTGCACGCGGGCGAGCTCGACTGGCCGATGCCAGCTGTTGGCAGTTCCCTGCTGCCCTGGCATCTGCAACGTGAATTGGAGATGCCGGGAACAGATCCGACGCTCGACAGTGAACGCGCGCAGAGGATCACGGAACGGATTGCGGCAAGTGCGGGCAGCATTGTGTTCAGCTATGCGAAGGAATCTTCGGAGGGAAACCAGAGGCCTTCGCCGTTGTTGACCGGGATCGGCCTGGAGACGGTTAAGGCTGCGGAGTTTGTGGAGTCTGAATCACAGCGGAC
The Edaphobacter lichenicola genome window above contains:
- a CDS encoding SCO family protein — its product is MPRKPLFLLAFLVLLAGCHQNTSSTPSKPASAPNTFTIRGQVVSIDATHVTLDGEQVPGFMEAMTMDYKLVDPSVVSELHPGDRITAKILADKQGDNYANVRLEDIVVIAQARPDYKPPIAYHVPTTGDLVPDFKLLNQSDRTIHLNQFKGKVVLMTFIYTRCQLADFCPRMSHNFADIDKALAADPALYKQTHLISVSFDPAYDTPKVLRSYGGAYTGNYTNEKFLHWDFAAPPEKELSAMTQFFNVGVTPGDSKSLTHSLSTVLIGKDGKIIDWYPTNEWKPEDVLAAIKKSAA
- a CDS encoding MFS transporter, which encodes MERSKKEAPSPGLMHFGLMLAGLGTALLGPILPLLAKQWEMVDSQSGLMMMAKFCGAFLGGVTVSQRLRWSLLAGLVAGTVGFGGFAMSPSMGLGCIGLFVGGFGLGQIITSINILAGRRFTAHRGSALSLLNFSFSLGAMLSALLAAWLLPHFALRGVLEGFAGLFAIGLLALWIQTRGEVSGAESFDAAPLQTGPQTGLSGRVYLYFAGLLVLYGGLETCLSGWLTTFALRYGDKTLAVSEYTTLLLWMALTFGRLGASAVMLHVGEKTAQRWSLALAAGFTAALAMAHSAETIAIFAVLLGLSLAPFFPATFALLMAERPTARQAGIVVAVSGLGAAALPWMMGVISTRTGSLQLALALPFAAALGLLAMSLFAPRALAVTD
- a CDS encoding PD-(D/E)XK nuclease family protein, with product MDGRGLLPGGIAEALEQGSVVVTGNQRAARAIRRGWDRRNRALGLASWSPAAVTSWDAWLANMWQRLLVEGHVTSMMLNHSQEQVVWRTILEADDELASLRTVDTLAAMAADAWRLVCSYDGRLNLQAAIGNSDTRSFQRWARTFERLCEAEGFVAQAQLEDTLREEVEREAARSGFFGVIADRVVLVGFDQMTPSQSRLVEALHSTGIQVEELRLNFPAQRRFLVEAADGQEELFLAARWVRRFLEENTGATIAVIVPALEKERREIDRVFREVLAPELEDIRADDHVGPYEFSLGSTLRETPLVAAAFDLLRWSNEPLPLERVSALLLSPYFAMSSGERSARAEFDAFELRKARVLRPEISLRGLVEMMDGSKRRAKFPQVLGTLRAMQRVAGRLQGLDERSHAEWAEKMREFLMTAAWGSGGGDTSVEFQTQRKWESALDEVATLDFDGVAVDYAQALEALERVARLTMFAPESREAPVQVMGPLEAAGSTFDAVWFLHAGELDWPMPAVGSSLLPWHLQRELEMPGTDPTLDSERAQRITERIAASAGSIVFSYAKESSEGNQRPSPLLTGIGLETVKAAEFVESESQRTIVELEDIADAAQVQAPPDRVIRGGAKVLELQAACGFRAFAEKRLWATELESIEPGMDARESGTALHKALEIFWDEVKTQDNLRSMTMEERDEALIWCVARALKKTAEASATDWDKAYVEVQRERLRRLLSGWLELELERRLPFEVKLSEKEFKDVRVGPLRLSVRMDRVDVVEGGEVLIDYKTGSASPNDWLTQRPTAPQLPLYAILSQADQLQGVAFGLVKAGKDRGLQGYAASDGVLPKPTRLKEAATLEAQVERWREVLVRLAEEFYSGDARVSPKTYPGTCAHCGQRIFCRLNVSLLEEDDEQEDGSVAEVSRG